One region of Alphaproteobacteria bacterium genomic DNA includes:
- a CDS encoding glutathione S-transferase family protein, which yields MKFYDLAGSPNTRRVRIFMAEKNLDIPAVMVDMMKGENRTAKFLETKNSLGLLPVLELDDGSCIAESVAICRYLELQHPEPPLFGRDAREQAQVEMWNRRMEHEILLPAMHAFVHSHKMWDGRMEQIPAWADACRDKIRERYDWLDKELAGRDFVATADYTVADITAQCAVLLAKGVCDVRIADEQVNLAAWWERVATRPTARA from the coding sequence ATGAAATTCTACGATCTTGCCGGCTCACCCAACACACGGCGCGTGCGCATCTTCATGGCCGAGAAAAATCTCGATATTCCCGCCGTCATGGTCGACATGATGAAAGGCGAGAACCGCACGGCGAAGTTTCTGGAAACGAAAAATTCGCTCGGGCTGCTGCCTGTACTCGAGCTCGATGACGGCAGTTGTATTGCCGAGTCAGTCGCCATCTGCCGCTATCTCGAATTGCAACATCCCGAGCCGCCGTTGTTTGGCCGCGATGCGCGAGAGCAGGCGCAAGTTGAGATGTGGAACCGGCGCATGGAGCACGAAATTCTGCTGCCAGCCATGCACGCCTTTGTCCATAGCCACAAAATGTGGGACGGGCGCATGGAACAGATTCCCGCCTGGGCCGATGCTTGTCGAGATAAGATCCGGGAGCGCTACGATTGGTTAGACAAGGAGTTGGCAGGCCGTGATTTCGTCGCCACGGCTGACTACACAGTAGCGGACATCACTGCGCAATGTGCTGTGCTGTTGGCCAAGGGGGTCTGCGACGTGCGTATCGCGGACGAACAGGTAAATCTTGCTGCTTGGTGGGAGCGGGTGGCAACACGGCCGACTGCAAGGGCGTAA
- a CDS encoding enoyl-CoA hydratase-related protein, producing the protein MTYTALDLDIRDNIAWITLNRPEQYNALNAAMAKELLDVANRCGTDKRVRAAVLTGTGNKAFCAGGDIGGFAVKPEQLEMRLKEMTTVLHAAVSRFAWMRAPLVAAINGVAAGAGLSVVAFCDLAIAADHAKFTSAYTKLGFTPDGSSTYFLTRLIGTRRAAELYMTNRTLDAAEALDWGLVNKVVPAAELMGEVTALAEQLAAGPTEAFGGVKELLQTAPNDTLESQMERETRVLARVSTTTADGHEGVKAFLEKRAPVFKGE; encoded by the coding sequence ATGACCTACACCGCCCTCGATCTCGATATCCGCGACAACATCGCCTGGATTACCCTCAATCGCCCCGAGCAGTACAACGCGCTTAACGCCGCCATGGCCAAGGAGCTGCTGGATGTTGCCAACCGCTGTGGCACAGACAAGCGGGTGCGCGCGGCTGTGCTCACCGGCACTGGCAACAAGGCCTTTTGCGCCGGCGGCGATATCGGCGGCTTTGCCGTCAAGCCCGAACAGCTGGAGATGCGCCTCAAGGAGATGACCACGGTGCTGCACGCCGCGGTCTCGCGCTTCGCCTGGATGCGCGCGCCGCTAGTTGCAGCCATCAACGGCGTGGCCGCCGGGGCGGGGCTCAGTGTTGTCGCCTTCTGCGACCTCGCCATTGCCGCGGACCACGCCAAGTTCACTAGCGCCTACACTAAACTTGGCTTCACCCCCGACGGCAGCTCGACCTATTTCCTGACGCGTCTGATCGGCACGCGCCGCGCGGCCGAGCTTTACATGACCAACCGCACGCTCGACGCGGCGGAAGCACTCGACTGGGGTCTGGTCAACAAGGTCGTGCCGGCGGCTGAGCTGATGGGTGAGGTGACGGCGCTCGCCGAGCAGCTTGCGGCAGGTCCAACCGAGGCCTTCGGTGGCGTCAAGGAGCTCCTTCAGACGGCACCCAACGACACGCTTGAATCGCAGATGGAGCGCGAGACCCGTGTTCTGGCGCGCGTTTCGACTACGACTGCGGATGGACATGAGGGCGTTAAGGCCTTCCTCGAGAAGCGCGCGCCGGTCTTTAAGGGTGAATAG
- a CDS encoding enoyl-CoA hydratase-related protein, translating into MAESIAVETGTEQLLCTLQEGVATIILNRPEARNALSNELTPALRRMIHRCGEDDAIGALLLTGTGTAFCAGGDVKGMSASGIGSELSFDAKVADLRQRQRTLTGALVALRKPTIAALPGPAAGAGLAIALACDIRIAAETAFVSTGYARIGLSGDYGVAWLLSRAVGNGRARELMFTADRIDGATCERIGLVNRVVPGDQLAGEAFALARQLAAGPRQALALIKDNLDDVAEKDFLAALDSEAERLLQAAASADHREAVCAFIEKREPVFGAANKETEAS; encoded by the coding sequence TTGGCCGAGTCGATTGCCGTCGAGACTGGGACTGAGCAGCTGCTGTGCACGCTGCAAGAAGGCGTCGCCACCATTATCTTGAACCGGCCTGAGGCGCGCAATGCGCTCTCCAACGAGCTGACGCCCGCGCTGCGCCGCATGATACACCGTTGTGGTGAGGACGATGCCATCGGTGCGCTGCTGCTAACCGGCACCGGCACCGCATTCTGTGCTGGCGGCGACGTCAAGGGTATGAGCGCGAGCGGCATCGGCAGCGAGCTTTCCTTTGATGCCAAGGTCGCCGATCTGCGCCAGCGCCAACGCACCCTGACAGGTGCGCTCGTCGCTTTGCGCAAGCCCACCATCGCGGCACTGCCGGGCCCGGCAGCCGGGGCAGGACTTGCCATCGCGCTCGCCTGCGACATTCGCATCGCCGCCGAGACGGCCTTCGTCTCGACCGGCTATGCCCGCATCGGGCTGAGCGGCGACTATGGCGTCGCCTGGCTCTTGAGCCGTGCCGTCGGCAACGGCCGGGCCCGCGAACTCATGTTCACCGCCGACCGCATCGATGGGGCGACGTGCGAGCGCATCGGCCTGGTCAATCGGGTGGTGCCGGGCGACCAGCTGGCGGGCGAGGCCTTCGCGTTGGCCAGGCAGCTTGCGGCGGGACCGCGCCAGGCGCTGGCGCTGATTAAGGACAATCTCGACGATGTTGCGGAGAAGGATTTTCTCGCCGCGCTCGACAGCGAGGCCGAGCGGCTGCTACAGGCTGCGGCCAGCGCCGACCACAGGGAGGCGGTGTGCGCCTTCATCGAAAAGCGGGAGCCCGTCTTTGGGGCCGCGAATAAGGAAACGGAAGCCTCATGA
- a CDS encoding helix-turn-helix domain-containing protein, which yields MDEQGRPYSRVNCPIADALGIIGDRWTLLILRDAVVGVTRFETFQNRLGVSRSVLTTRLKHLIDVGLLDRKPVRDDGRRQEYVLTKKGQAMLPVLAALVEWGETWMPQPDGPRARLVDRRSGDPVSLHFCRDSDSATVPAAAVCLR from the coding sequence ATGGATGAGCAGGGCCGACCCTATAGTAGAGTGAATTGCCCGATTGCCGATGCACTCGGCATCATCGGCGACCGCTGGACATTGCTGATCCTGCGCGACGCCGTTGTCGGGGTGACCCGTTTCGAGACGTTTCAGAACCGCCTCGGCGTCTCCCGAAGCGTGCTGACGACGCGGCTAAAGCATTTGATTGATGTTGGGCTACTCGACCGCAAGCCTGTGCGCGATGACGGCCGCAGACAAGAATATGTGCTGACCAAAAAGGGGCAAGCCATGTTGCCTGTCCTCGCCGCCTTGGTCGAATGGGGAGAAACCTGGATGCCGCAGCCTGACGGCCCACGCGCCCGGCTCGTCGACCGCCGGAGCGGCGATCCGGTGTCGCTTCACTTTTGCCGGGATAGTGACAGCGCCACCGTTCCCGCAGCGGCTGTGTGCCTTCGATGA
- a CDS encoding nitronate monooxygenase family protein, producing MTLPPVLDGTLRIPVIGAPLFMISNPKLVIAQCAAGIVGSFPALNARPPEALDDWLAEIKETLATHDKAYPEQPAAPFALNQIVHKSNTRLDHDMEMCVKHKVPIVITSLGARPEVCDAVHAYGGIVMHDIINIHFAHKAVDKGADGLIAVCAGAGGHAGTLSPFALIQEIREWFDGPLALSGAIAQGGAVLAAKAMGADLAYIGSAFVATEEANAINAYKQAIVDGVADDIVYTNFFSGVRGNYLAPSIANAGLDPHDLPEADPSKMDFRSGGIGAKKVWRDIWGSGQGIGAIKAVMPAAALVDRLTAEYEAARDSLAAPLHATAK from the coding sequence ATGACGCTACCACCCGTGCTCGATGGCACATTGCGCATCCCGGTGATCGGTGCGCCATTGTTCATGATCTCCAATCCGAAGCTGGTCATCGCCCAGTGCGCCGCGGGCATCGTCGGCTCGTTCCCGGCACTCAATGCGCGCCCGCCCGAAGCGCTCGATGACTGGCTGGCGGAGATCAAGGAAACGCTGGCGACGCATGACAAAGCGTATCCCGAACAGCCCGCCGCTCCCTTCGCCCTGAACCAGATCGTGCACAAGTCGAACACGCGCCTCGACCATGACATGGAAATGTGTGTCAAGCACAAGGTCCCCATCGTCATCACCTCGCTCGGCGCTCGCCCGGAAGTGTGCGATGCGGTGCATGCATATGGCGGCATAGTGATGCACGACATCATCAACATCCATTTCGCCCACAAGGCAGTAGACAAGGGCGCGGACGGCCTCATTGCTGTCTGTGCCGGCGCGGGCGGACACGCGGGCACGCTGTCACCTTTCGCGCTGATCCAGGAGATTCGCGAATGGTTTGACGGCCCGCTGGCGCTGTCGGGCGCCATCGCGCAGGGCGGAGCGGTGCTTGCCGCCAAGGCCATGGGCGCGGACCTCGCCTATATCGGCTCGGCCTTTGTCGCCACCGAGGAGGCTAACGCCATCAACGCCTACAAGCAGGCGATCGTCGACGGCGTGGCCGACGACATCGTCTACACCAACTTTTTTTCGGGCGTGCGTGGCAACTACCTAGCGCCCTCAATCGCCAATGCGGGACTCGACCCGCACGACCTGCCGGAGGCCGATCCATCGAAGATGGACTTCAGGTCGGGTGGGATTGGGGCGAAGAAGGTCTGGCGCGACATCTGGGGCTCGGGCCAGGGCATCGGCGCCATCAAGGCAGTGATGCCCGCCGCGGCGTTGGTCGATCGCCTGACGGCAGAATACGAGGCCGCCCGCGACAGCCTCGCGGCGCCACTGCACGCGACGGCAAAATAG
- a CDS encoding alkylmercury lyase family protein: MALTSAQLHYSIINDVVANGRAPHLSVLASRYHVMPEEMQKGLRQLADDRGVVLHPDNDEIWAIHPFSLAPTNFTVRAGAKVWWGNCAWCSLGIAALIGGEVTISSTLGGEGQPVSVTVRDGTVEDSNLVVHFPIPMQHIWNNVIYSCSTMLFFESETEVRSWCFRHGIVIGDVRSIDTVARFAGDWYGRHRDKDWQKWTVAEARELFARHGLSGQIWELPDGDDTRF; this comes from the coding sequence GTGGCCCTGACCAGCGCCCAGCTACATTACAGCATTATCAACGACGTCGTTGCCAACGGGCGGGCGCCGCATCTCTCGGTGCTGGCATCACGCTACCACGTGATGCCGGAGGAAATGCAAAAAGGGCTGCGGCAGCTCGCCGATGACCGCGGCGTGGTGCTGCATCCGGACAACGACGAGATCTGGGCAATCCACCCCTTCTCCCTGGCGCCAACCAACTTCACGGTGCGCGCCGGGGCGAAAGTCTGGTGGGGCAACTGTGCTTGGTGCTCGCTCGGCATCGCCGCGCTGATCGGCGGAGAGGTCACAATCAGCAGCACCCTCGGCGGTGAAGGCCAGCCGGTCAGCGTCACGGTAAGGGACGGCACGGTTGAGGATAGCAACCTCGTAGTCCACTTCCCCATTCCTATGCAGCACATCTGGAACAACGTGATCTATAGCTGCAGCACCATGCTATTTTTCGAAAGTGAGACAGAGGTCCGGTCCTGGTGCTTCCGCCACGGCATCGTCATAGGCGACGTGCGGTCAATCGACACCGTGGCGCGCTTCGCGGGCGACTGGTACGGGCGCCATCGCGACAAGGATTGGCAGAAGTGGACGGTTGCCGAGGCGCGTGAGCTGTTCGCACGGCATGGACTATCCGGCCAAATTTGGGAGCTGCCGGATGGGGACGATACGAGATTCTGA
- a CDS encoding SDR family NAD(P)-dependent oxidoreductase, with product MANPVCLIAGAGPGTGGECARRFASGGYRVAMLARNKERLDTLEAEIQGSRGYVCDVSDLDGLMATAECVRDEMGAPEVVVHNAVSGILEGGGAAKFLEDDPTRLERNFRVNTTSLLYLVRSTAPAMIEAGKGAIVVTGNTSATRGKPAFAYFAPTKAAQRILCESMARDLGPKGVHVAYVMIDAAIDTPRTRPIFAADKPDEDFCKPTAIAEEIFHVAHQDRSAWSFLVELRPDRETW from the coding sequence TTGGCAAACCCCGTTTGTCTGATCGCCGGGGCAGGACCCGGCACCGGTGGCGAATGCGCCAGGCGCTTCGCCAGCGGCGGCTACCGTGTCGCCATGCTGGCGCGCAACAAGGAGCGCCTCGACACGCTTGAGGCAGAGATCCAGGGCTCACGCGGCTATGTCTGTGACGTGTCCGATCTCGACGGCCTGATGGCGACCGCCGAGTGCGTGCGCGATGAGATGGGCGCGCCCGAGGTGGTCGTGCACAACGCCGTCTCGGGCATCCTCGAAGGCGGCGGCGCGGCCAAGTTCCTGGAGGACGACCCCACCCGGCTCGAGCGCAATTTCCGCGTCAACACCACGTCCCTGCTCTACCTTGTCCGCTCTACCGCACCGGCCATGATCGAGGCCGGCAAGGGCGCCATCGTCGTCACCGGCAATACTTCAGCGACCCGCGGCAAGCCAGCTTTCGCCTATTTCGCGCCTACCAAGGCAGCGCAGCGCATTCTCTGCGAATCCATGGCGCGTGACCTTGGGCCCAAGGGCGTGCACGTGGCCTATGTGATGATCGACGCCGCCATCGACACCCCGCGCACACGGCCGATCTTCGCCGCCGATAAGCCGGACGAGGATTTCTGCAAACCGACGGCGATCGCCGAGGAGATCTTCCATGTGGCGCATCAGGATCGCTCTGCTTGGTCCTTCCTGGTCGAGCTGCGGCCCGACCGCGAGACCTGGTAA
- a CDS encoding SDR family NAD(P)-dependent oxidoreductase, which translates to MAPVCLITGAGDGTGAACARRFAAGGYRVAMLARTEERLRKLEGEIEGSSGYFCDVSDLEHFTATMAQVREEMGAPSTAIHNAVTASFGTVLEADPKTFEHIFRVNTTALMVLAQGVAPAMVKAGKGAIIVTGNTSAWRGKPRYSMFAPTKAAQRILAQSMARDLGPKGVHVAYVTIDAAIDTPWTRPRLRPDEPDDFFCKPKDIADEIFHIAHQATSAWSFDVEIRPFHETW; encoded by the coding sequence ATGGCGCCGGTTTGTCTGATAACCGGCGCCGGAGACGGCACCGGGGCCGCTTGTGCCCGCCGCTTTGCCGCCGGTGGCTATCGCGTTGCCATGCTGGCCCGCACGGAAGAGCGCCTACGCAAGCTTGAAGGCGAGATCGAGGGTAGCAGCGGCTATTTCTGCGATGTCAGCGATCTCGAGCATTTCACAGCTACGATGGCGCAGGTGCGCGAGGAGATGGGGGCGCCAAGCACCGCCATTCACAATGCAGTGACGGCGTCTTTCGGCACTGTGCTGGAAGCCGATCCCAAAACCTTCGAGCATATCTTCCGCGTCAACACCACTGCGCTCATGGTGCTCGCGCAAGGTGTGGCCCCAGCCATGGTAAAAGCGGGCAAGGGCGCCATCATCGTTACCGGCAACACCTCGGCCTGGCGCGGTAAGCCTCGCTATTCGATGTTCGCACCGACCAAAGCGGCCCAACGCATCCTCGCCCAGTCGATGGCGCGCGATCTCGGGCCCAAGGGCGTGCATGTCGCCTATGTCACCATCGACGCCGCCATCGACACGCCCTGGACGCGGCCGCGCTTGCGGCCTGACGAGCCCGACGATTTTTTTTGTAAACCCAAGGATATTGCGGACGAGATCTTCCATATCGCACATCAGGCGACATCGGCCTGGTCATTCGATGTCGAGATCCGGCCCTTCCATGAAACGTGGTGA
- a CDS encoding glutathione S-transferase family protein yields the protein MKRGDAMKLYDFSLAPNSRRVRVFLAEKGIDTPLVSVNTRENEHFSAWFREKNSACTVLELDDGTCISESVAICRYFEEIQPEPALFGTGAKERALVEMWNRRAELEGQQAVAQIIRNSAPMFKDRALAGVRGVPQIPALIERGKASLCRFFETIDQRLGETRYLAGESFSIADITAFVAIGFAGRVEIGVPNSCANANRWFADVSARLSAEA from the coding sequence ATGAAACGTGGTGATGCCATGAAGCTCTACGATTTCAGCCTTGCCCCGAACTCGCGCAGAGTGCGTGTCTTTCTGGCCGAAAAGGGCATCGACACGCCCTTGGTCAGCGTGAATACGCGCGAAAATGAGCATTTTAGTGCCTGGTTTCGGGAGAAAAATTCCGCTTGCACCGTGCTCGAGCTCGACGACGGCACCTGCATCAGCGAATCTGTCGCCATCTGCCGCTATTTCGAGGAAATCCAGCCCGAGCCAGCCTTGTTCGGCACAGGCGCCAAGGAACGCGCGCTGGTGGAGATGTGGAACCGCCGCGCCGAGCTTGAGGGGCAGCAAGCAGTAGCCCAAATAATTCGCAATTCGGCGCCCATGTTCAAGGACCGCGCGCTGGCTGGCGTGCGCGGCGTACCGCAGATTCCAGCGCTGATCGAACGCGGCAAAGCAAGCCTCTGCCGCTTTTTCGAGACCATAGACCAGCGCCTCGGCGAGACGCGCTATCTCGCCGGCGAGAGTTTCAGCATCGCCGACATTACCGCTTTCGTCGCCATCGGCTTTGCCGGGCGTGTCGAGATCGGCGTTCCCAACTCATGCGCCAATGCGAATCGCTGGTTCGCGGATGTCAGCGCCCGACTAAGCGCGGAGGCCTGA
- a CDS encoding 2-hydroxychromene-2-carboxylate isomerase has translation MAATIEFFFDFGSPTAYMAYTQLPSIAERTGASLVYRPVLLGGVFKATGNASPATVSAKGAYMGRDLARSAAKLGVDYAPNPHFPVNTLAIMRGAIAAQHEGEFQPYLNAMYRAMWTEERNMQEFEEIAAVLGTIGLDPARYGTLVQEQVIKDELKANTEEAVSRGVFGAPTMFVGSEMFFGHDRLAWVEELAGAGDIPPTWTA, from the coding sequence ATGGCAGCGACCATTGAGTTCTTTTTCGATTTTGGCAGCCCGACGGCGTATATGGCGTACACCCAGCTTCCGAGCATCGCCGAGCGCACGGGCGCGTCACTGGTCTACCGGCCTGTGCTGCTCGGCGGCGTCTTCAAGGCCACCGGCAACGCCTCGCCCGCCACGGTGTCGGCCAAGGGCGCCTATATGGGCCGCGACCTCGCCCGCAGTGCCGCTAAACTCGGCGTCGACTATGCTCCCAATCCACATTTTCCGGTCAATACCCTGGCGATCATGCGCGGCGCCATCGCAGCCCAACACGAAGGCGAGTTCCAGCCCTACCTCAATGCCATGTACCGCGCCATGTGGACCGAGGAGCGCAATATGCAGGAGTTCGAGGAGATTGCTGCTGTGCTAGGCACAATCGGGCTCGATCCAGCCCGCTACGGCACTCTAGTACAGGAGCAGGTGATTAAGGATGAACTCAAGGCCAACACCGAGGAAGCCGTCTCGCGCGGTGTTTTCGGCGCGCCGACGATGTTCGTAGGCTCAGAGATGTTCTTCGGCCACGATCGGCTCGCCTGGGTAGAGGAACTGGCCGGCGCTGGCGATATCCCGCCCACGTGGACCGCTTAG
- a CDS encoding carboxyl transferase domain-containing protein, protein MDDEVERSAKGWRPEIEELRRREAMAREMGGPEKIKRQHDNGRLTVRERIERLLDPGSFHEIGAIAGVADYGDDGSLKSFRASNVVMGRGRIESQPVTVSADDFTIRGGAADAGIRAKQIAAEQMANELRMPIVRLVEGTGGGGSVRTVETEGHTYLPANPAWEWVVENMATVPVVALALGPVAGLGAARVAASHYSLMVKGQSQMFVAGPPVVNRLGAQVDKEGLGGSDIHTTNGAVDDAVDSEDEAFARTRRFLSYLPSSIWDVPSRGPSHDPTERREDFLIDVVPRDRRKIYKMRPVIEAVVDAGSFLEMGARFGRSAITGLARLDGWPVALLAGDPYVFAGGWTADAALKVTRFVDLAETFHLPVVHLVDCPGFAIGVAHEKAATIRHGTRALAAIYQARVPWCSVVMRKAFGVAGAGHANQSRFHYRYAWPSGDWGSLPVEGGIEAAWKADLEKADDPQKMQAEILERLEAVRSPFRTAERYGVEEIIDPRDTRPLLCEFANLVAPLREPGRASFAMRP, encoded by the coding sequence ATGGACGACGAGGTGGAGCGAAGCGCCAAGGGCTGGCGCCCCGAGATCGAAGAACTCAGGCGCCGCGAGGCTATGGCTCGCGAAATGGGCGGGCCGGAGAAGATAAAGCGCCAGCACGATAACGGTCGTCTGACGGTGCGCGAGCGCATCGAACGGTTGTTGGACCCCGGAAGCTTTCACGAGATCGGCGCCATCGCCGGCGTTGCCGACTATGGCGATGACGGTAGCCTGAAAAGCTTCCGCGCCTCCAACGTAGTCATGGGCCGCGGTCGCATAGAGTCCCAGCCGGTTACTGTCTCGGCGGATGATTTCACGATTCGTGGCGGTGCGGCTGATGCTGGTATTCGTGCCAAACAGATTGCTGCTGAACAGATGGCGAACGAGCTGCGCATGCCCATCGTGCGCTTGGTCGAGGGGACCGGCGGGGGCGGCTCGGTCCGCACTGTCGAGACCGAGGGCCACACCTATCTGCCAGCCAACCCCGCCTGGGAGTGGGTGGTCGAGAACATGGCGACGGTTCCGGTGGTAGCGCTGGCGCTCGGGCCTGTGGCGGGGCTCGGAGCGGCGCGCGTCGCGGCCAGCCACTATTCGCTCATGGTCAAGGGCCAGTCGCAGATGTTCGTGGCCGGTCCGCCGGTGGTCAACCGGCTAGGTGCGCAAGTTGACAAGGAAGGGCTGGGCGGCTCAGACATCCACACCACCAATGGTGCGGTCGATGATGCGGTCGACAGTGAGGACGAGGCCTTCGCGCGTACCCGTCGCTTCCTATCCTACCTGCCATCCTCGATCTGGGACGTGCCGTCGCGTGGGCCGAGCCATGATCCGACGGAGCGCCGCGAGGACTTCCTCATCGACGTGGTGCCGCGCGACCGGCGCAAGATATACAAAATGCGCCCCGTCATCGAGGCCGTCGTGGACGCAGGCAGCTTTCTCGAGATGGGCGCCCGCTTCGGCCGCTCGGCGATTACCGGGCTGGCGCGCCTCGACGGCTGGCCGGTGGCGTTGCTGGCCGGCGATCCTTATGTCTTTGCCGGTGGCTGGACTGCGGATGCAGCACTCAAGGTGACCCGTTTCGTCGATCTTGCCGAGACCTTCCACCTGCCCGTGGTGCATCTGGTCGACTGCCCCGGCTTCGCCATCGGCGTTGCCCACGAGAAGGCCGCAACCATTCGCCACGGCACCCGTGCGCTCGCTGCAATTTACCAGGCACGTGTGCCCTGGTGTTCGGTCGTCATGCGCAAGGCCTTCGGGGTGGCGGGTGCAGGCCATGCCAACCAGAGCCGCTTCCACTACCGCTACGCTTGGCCATCCGGGGACTGGGGCTCGCTACCCGTCGAGGGTGGCATTGAAGCGGCTTGGAAGGCGGACCTGGAAAAGGCCGATGACCCGCAGAAGATGCAGGCGGAGATTCTCGAGCGCCTGGAAGCGGTGCGCTCGCCCTTTCGCACCGCCGAGCGCTACGGCGTCGAGGAGATCATCGACCCCCGCGACACCCGCCCACTACTTTGCGAGTTTGCCAACCTCGTGGCACCTTTGCGTGAACCAGGGCGCGCCAGCTTCGCCATGCGACCCTAA
- a CDS encoding sodium:solute symporter: MEAKVIWLFVFVLLYWSYCIFWGVKGALTARTASDYFIAGRGISIWVFVLAATATSFSGWTFMGHPGLIYRDGLPYAYASFYAITIPFTGVMFLKRQWMIGKRFGFVTPGEMLSDYFRSDSIRLLVVIVALVFSVPYLGVQLRASGFLFNVLTDGMLDVNVGMWLLSAVVIIYVASGGLRAVAYVDTVQCVLLAGGIIAIGIITLNSVGGMGNLIEGIAALTTIDEKLTPAGYSHYIAIPGVIQFVDAGAKATGGAWTGIMVLTYMFALMGIQSAPAFTMWAFSNKSPKPFAPQQVWASSFAIGLILFFFTAIQGMGSHLLGADTALLAAHPEVVNNVMGGGLGGKDLMEATGKQGMLVPQLINLMADTAPWLVGLLSVCALAAMQSTGAAYMSTAGGMLTRDLLKHYLIPDASHAQQKLAGRIGVVIIVLAALFVATVSSDALVLLGGLAVAYGFQMWPSLIAICWWPYLTRAGVTLGLVAGLIAVTLTESIGQKLGITGWGRWPLTIHSAGWGILFNLGTAIIVSRFTQNADDLAHKMVFHNFLREHAGLPESKRHLIPRAWAITLVWFMFGIGPGAVIGNTIFGSPVDATTWMFGIPSIWAWQILWWGLGVFMMWFLAYKMELSTVPLRDVEALQEDIGDIRLAPDKP; encoded by the coding sequence ATGGAAGCCAAGGTCATCTGGCTTTTCGTCTTCGTACTGCTCTACTGGTCGTATTGTATCTTCTGGGGTGTCAAGGGCGCCCTGACAGCACGCACCGCCAGCGATTATTTCATCGCCGGGCGCGGCATATCGATCTGGGTTTTCGTGCTGGCGGCCACCGCCACATCATTCTCGGGCTGGACCTTCATGGGCCACCCCGGTCTAATCTATCGTGACGGCCTCCCATACGCCTACGCCTCGTTCTACGCCATCACCATCCCCTTTACTGGGGTAATGTTCCTTAAGCGACAATGGATGATCGGCAAGCGCTTCGGCTTCGTCACGCCAGGCGAGATGCTGTCGGACTACTTCCGCTCCGACTCAATCCGACTCCTAGTGGTGATCGTGGCGCTGGTCTTCTCGGTGCCCTATCTCGGCGTGCAGCTACGCGCTTCCGGCTTCCTCTTCAACGTGCTGACCGACGGCATGCTCGATGTCAATGTCGGCATGTGGCTGCTGTCCGCGGTGGTGATAATCTACGTCGCCTCGGGCGGGCTGCGTGCAGTGGCCTATGTGGACACCGTACAGTGCGTCCTGCTGGCGGGCGGCATTATCGCCATTGGCATCATCACGCTGAACAGTGTCGGCGGCATGGGCAACCTGATCGAGGGCATTGCCGCGCTGACGACGATAGACGAGAAGCTAACACCGGCAGGCTATAGCCATTACATCGCCATTCCCGGCGTGATCCAGTTCGTCGATGCGGGTGCCAAAGCGACCGGCGGCGCCTGGACCGGCATCATGGTGCTCACCTATATGTTCGCGCTGATGGGCATCCAGTCGGCACCGGCCTTCACCATGTGGGCGTTTTCGAACAAGAGCCCGAAGCCGTTCGCGCCACAACAGGTCTGGGCCTCGTCCTTCGCGATCGGCCTGATCCTGTTCTTCTTCACCGCCATCCAGGGCATGGGCTCGCATTTGCTCGGTGCCGATACGGCACTGCTCGCCGCCCATCCTGAGGTGGTGAACAATGTTATGGGCGGCGGTCTCGGCGGCAAGGATCTGATGGAGGCGACCGGCAAGCAAGGCATGCTAGTGCCCCAGCTGATTAACCTGATGGCTGACACAGCACCCTGGCTGGTTGGCCTGCTCTCGGTTTGTGCGCTGGCCGCCATGCAGTCGACGGGTGCGGCCTATATGTCGACGGCAGGCGGCATGCTGACCCGTGATCTGCTCAAGCACTACCTGATACCAGATGCCAGCCACGCCCAACAGAAGCTGGCCGGCCGTATTGGTGTGGTGATCATCGTGCTGGCAGCGCTCTTCGTGGCCACGGTATCGTCGGACGCGCTGGTTCTGCTCGGCGGTCTTGCGGTTGCTTACGGCTTCCAGATGTGGCCCTCGCTGATCGCCATTTGCTGGTGGCCCTATCTCACCCGCGCCGGCGTGACCTTAGGCCTGGTCGCCGGGCTCATTGCGGTGACGCTGACCGAATCGATCGGCCAGAAGCTGGGCATCACCGGCTGGGGTCGTTGGCCGCTGACCATCCATTCGGCGGGCTGGGGCATTCTATTCAACCTCGGCACGGCTATCATCGTCTCGCGCTTCACCCAGAATGCTGATGATCTCGCACACAAGATGGTCTTCCACAACTTCCTGCGTGAGCATGCCGGCCTGCCCGAAAGCAAGCGGCATCTGATCCCGCGGGCCTGGGCGATCACCCTGGTCTGGTTCATGTTTGGCATCGGGCCAGGCGCTGTAATCGGCAACACCATTTTTGGCTCACCCGTCGATGCCACCACCTGGATGTTCGGCATTCCGTCGATCTGGGCCTGGCAGATTCTGTGGTGGGGCCTGGGAGTGTTCATGATGTGGTTCCTGGCCTACAAGATGGAGTTGTCGACGGTGCCGCTGCGCGATGTCGAGGCGCTACAAGAGGATATCGGCGACATCCGGCTCGCCCCAGACAAGCCTTAA